The DNA sequence TGCCTGTGGGAATACTTTTATCTTAAAACCTTCAGAACAGACACCCATGACTGCTGTAAAACTGGCTGAACTGTTTTTAGAAGCAGGTTTTCCAAAAGGAGTGCTCAATATAGTTCATGGTTCTAAAGATCAGGTAAATCATATCCTCAATCATTCTGAAATCAGAGCGATTTCATTTGTTGGATCTGTTCCTGTAGCAGAGCATGTTTACCGTACCGGAACCCATAACTTAAAAAGAGTACAGGCTTTCGGGGGCGCTAAAAACCACATGGTGGTAATGCCTGACGCTAACAAACAACAGGTGATCAATAATTTGGTGGGAGCATCATGTGGGGCTGCAGGACAACGCTGTATGGCGATAAGTGTAGCAGTGCTTGTAGGAGAAGCTCAAAACTGGACTGAAGATATTAAATCAGCATTAAGCACAATTAAACCGGGAATATGGTCTGATGAATCGGCTGCTTATGGTCCGTTAATCAATCAGCAATCCAAAGAAAAGGTTTTGAGATTAATAAAAAGTGCGTATGAACAGGGAGCAGAAGTTTTGTTAGATGGAAGCAATTGTACTATAGAAGGCTATGAGAATGGACATTTTGTAGGTCCAACCTTGTTTAGCAATGTGTCCACAGATATGGATATCTACCAGGAAGAAATTTTCGGACCTGCATTATTACTTTTAAAAGCAGATACATTGGATGAAGCAATTAAGATCATCAATGATAATCCGTACGGAAACGGTACATCCATATTTACCAATTCAGGAGCGGCAGCCCGTAAATTTCAGCATGAAATTGAAGTAGGACAAATTGGTATCAATATTCCGATTCCTGTTCCACTTCCTTTCTTTTCATTTACCGGGTGGCGAAAATCCTTCTTTGGCGATTTGCATTCCTATGGAAAACAGGGAGTACGGTTTTATACGGAAACCAAAACAATCACAGCCCGTTGGTTTGAGGAAGATGTTCCCGGAGGAAATGTCAATATGACAATCGCTTTAAAATAATACCAATCAATTGAAAGTTGCAGATCGTACAGCATTTCAACTTTCAATTTTCCACTTTTAACTTTCAACTCAATAAAAATGGAGTTTAACCTAAATGAAAATCAACGTGCATTTCAGGATGCAGCGAGAAGCTTTGCTGAAAAAGAACTGGCTCCTTATGCTTCTGATTGGGATGCTAAAAAACAGTTTCCAAGAGAAGCTATTACCAAAGCAGGCGAGCTGGGGTTTTGTGGAATTTATACCAGCGAGGATGCTGGCGGATTAGGGCTTTCAAGACTGGATGCCGCAATTATTTTTGAAGAATTAGCGGCAGCATGTCCTTCTACAACAGCTTATATTACGATACATAATATGGTTTCATGGATGATTGATGAATTTGGTAAAGATGAAATCAGAAAAGACTTGTGTACAAAATTGGCATCCGGAGAATTACTGGGTTCTTACTGCCTGACTGAACCAGGTTCCGGTTCTGATGCTGCCAGCCTTAAAACAACCGCCACTAAAAAGGGAGATCGATACATTATCAACGGAACCAAAGCATTCATTTCCGGTGCCGGGGAAAGTGATATTTTAATTGTAATGGCACGTACCGGAGATTCTACAGCAAAAGGAATCAGTGCTTTTGTGATTCCGGCCGATACAAAGGGAATCAGTTTTGGTGAAAAAGAAAAGAAACTAGGCTGGAATACACAACCTACCCGTTTTGTATTTTTAGATCATGTAGAAGTGGATGAGAATCATCTTTTAGGGGAGCTAGGAGAAGGTTTTAAAATAGCATTAAAAGGACTGGATGGCGGACGTATTAATATTGCTACCTGCTCTGTAGGTGCAGCACAGGGAGCAATCAATCAGGCACAACGGTATATGCACGAAAGACATCAGTTCGGAAGATCTTTAACTCATTTTCAGTCATTGCAGTTTAAGATTGCTGATATGGTAACTGAGTTAGTAGCAGCCCGTCAGATGGTGCATCTTGCAGCCTTTAAGCTGGATTCCAAAGATGCTAATGCACTTACATACTGTGCAATGGCGAAACGATTAGCTACAGATATGTGTTTCAATATTTGTAACGAAGCTTTACAGATATTGGGAGGATATGGCTGTACTCAGGATTTTCCGGTAGAAAGACTGATGCGGGATGCAAGGGTGCATCAGATTGTGGAAGGAACTAATGAAATTATGAAACTCGTTATTTCAAGAAAAATATTAGAGGAAGGAGCTACTTTGCAAATCAGATAACTATAAAAAGTGGAAAATAGAAAGTGGAAAAATGAAAACGAACAAATAGATATCGAACTCAATAACTTTAAGCTTTCAGCTTTCAACTTTCAATTCTCAACTTTCAACTTTTAATTAAATACAATGAGTTTAATACTTACCGATATAAAGAATGGAGTGGGAATCATTACCCTCAACTCCGAAAAGACACTTAATGCTCTTTCTTTACCCATGATAGAAGAGTTGAAAATCGTTTTGTCTGTCTGGAAAACTAATGATGAGGTTGCCTGTGTTTTTTTGCAGGGAGCTGGTGAAAAAGCATTTTGTGCAGGAGGAGATGTTCGGCAGCTGCATGATGCAATTGTCGCACAAAGGAGTATTGATGTCCATAAAATACCACAGGACTGCTTTGATTTTTTCTCAAAGGAATATAAGGTAGATTATATGATTCATACCTATCCTAAACCGGTTGTAGTATGGGGACATGGAATTGTAATGGGTGGTGGTATAGGGTTAATAGCTGGTGCGTCACATCGTGTCGTGACAGAAAAAAGCAAGCTTGCGATGCCTGAGATCACTATTGGATTATATCCGGATGTTGGGGGAACCTGGTTTTTAAATAAAATGCCATCTGCTTATGGTTTATATCTGGGACTAACAGGCGCAAGACTTGACGGCTCTGATTGCAAATTTTTAGGATTAGCAGATTTTTATCTTTCTTCTTCATTAAAAGAACAAATTCTTGATGCTTTACAACAGGCTGTATGGAATGGAGAGAATCATCAAATAGTTTCTGAAATTCTGGAAAACTTTTCAAAAGGAATAGATATTCCTGAGGCCCAGACAGAATTATATCAAGCCTTTATTCATAGGTTTGAAGGAGTGGATTCATTAGCGGAGTTTGCCGAAATACTGACTGATTATCCTAAAAAAGATGACTGGATTTTAAATGGACTAAAAAGTTTTGAAGCAGGTTCACCGACTTCTGCCCATATTATTTTCAGACAACTGAAACAGGGCAGAAAATTAAGTTTAGAAGAAGTATTTCAATCAGAGCTTAATTTATCCTGCCAATGCTGCATTCATCCTGATTTCGCTGAAGGTGTAAGAGCTTTACTGGTAGATAAGGATCTGGCTCCGAAATGGCAACCCAATTCTTTGAATGAAATTACTAAAGATTGGGTAGATGGGTATTTTGAATGGGTTGTAGGAGATTGGACTGTTAATTAGTTGAAAATTGAAAATGAAAAGTGGAAAACAGAATGATCTCTAAACTTTCAACTCTCCACTTTCCACTTTCAATTAAATAAAAAAATGAGTTATTAAAATGAAAAAAATAGCATTCATAGGATTAGGAAATATGGGTGGTCCCATGGCAGCTAATCTGGTCAAAAAAGGACATCAGGTCGTTGGTTTTGATCTTTCAGAAACAGCTTTGAATTCTTTAGCATCTGTTGGAGGGAAAATATCAAATTCAGCTTTAGAAGCTGTAAAAGAGGCTGAAGTCATTATTTCAATGTTACCATCCGGTAAACACGTTGACGAACTATATTCTGAAGAATTTATTAATAGTTTACAACCTAATACACTAATCATTGATAGCAGTACCATTGATGCTGTAACAGCTAGATCTGTTGCAAATATTGCTGTTTCCAAAGGACATAAAATGATTGATGCTCCAGTTTCAGGCGGCACAGCAGGAGCGCAAGCGGGGACGCTTACATTTATCGTTGGTGGATCTCAGGAAAGTTTTGAAGTTGCAAAACCTATTCTAGAATGTATGGGGCAGAATATATTTCATGCCGGCGATTCCGGTGCCGGACAGGTCGCTAAAATATGTAATAATATGCTTTTGGCCATTCATATGATTGGTACCTCTGAAGCTATTAACCTCGGAACGAGACACGGACTGGATGCTGCTGTTTTGAGTGAGATCATGCAAAAGAGTTCCGGAAGAAACTGGTCCCTGGAAGTGTACAACCCTTATCCCGGAGTAATGGAAAATGCTCCGGCATCCAGAGAATATTCTGGAGGTTTTGCAGTAGATCTGATGACCAAGGATTTAGGGCTGGCAGCAGAGGCTGGACTTGAAACCAAAACATCCACCCCTTTAGGAAATACAGCTTTAAATCTTTACAGAATGTGGAGCGAAACAGGAAATGGGAAAATAGACTTTTCGAGCATTATTCAATTTTTGAATGGAAAATCGAAATGACATCTAAATTTTCAACTCTCCACTTTTAACTTTCAACTTAATTAAAATGAATTTCGAAACATTACTATATCAACAGAACGGACCTATCGGTACCTTAACCGTCAATCGTCCACAGGCATTAAATGCCCTTAATAAAGATGTTTTAAGAGAACTGAAACAATTTGCTGATGAAATCAAAACCAACAAAGATATAAGGGTTCTGATTATTACCGGATCAGGAGAAAAAGCGTTTGTAGCAGGAGCCGACATTAAAGCAATGCAGGGAATGAGTCCGAAAGAAGCTGAATCATTTTCAATTTTTGCTCAGACAGCATTTAATTCAATTGAAGAATTACCTTTTGCTGTCATTGCTGCTGTCAATGGTTTTGCGTTGGGTGGAGGTTGTGAGCTGGCGTTGTCTTGTGACATTATTTTAGCCAGTGAAAAAGCTAAATTTGGATTGCCTGAAGTTACTTTGGGGTTGTTGCCATGCTTTGGAGGGACACAACGTTTGCCAAGAGCCATCGGATTGTACAAAGCAAGGGAAATGGTTTTCTCCGGTGAGTTTTACTCGGCCACAGAATGTAAAGAATTTGGTTTTGTGAATAGAGTAGTAGCTCCGCAAGAGCTAATCAATGAAGCTCAAAAATTGGCTTCAACTATTGCTTCCAGGGGACCGGTAGCGGTCTCTAAAGCTAAACAATCTTTAAATACCGGATTCGAATTACATATGAGAGAAGGATTACAGCAGGAAGCTCATTTATTTGGTGAGTTATTTACAAGTGAGGATCAAAACGAAGGAATCAGTGCTTTTATTGAAAAGAGAAGCCCTGATTTTAGAGGAAAATAAATATTTGATTTTTTTTTAAAGCCTGGACTGATCATGAAGTTCAGGCTTTAATATGTAATGACTATATGGTTCCAAACTGAAAATGTAGAGAACAATTCTTACGTTTTAATGATTCCTATAAGGCTTGCAAGAACGGCCATTCCAAATAAAAGGTAGAATACCTTGGTTGGAACACTTTTCCCACTGTATATCCCGCAAAAAGTTGAAATTCCTAAAAATAAAATTGATTTTGGGATGATCTTATACAAATTGATATGAGGATATTTCAAAACGACAAGGAGAATTCCTGTTAATAAAATGGTAACTCCAATGAGGATGTTTCTTTTATGAAGTACCTTATTTTCTTTGGGAAATAACAGGGCAAGCTGAATAATAAATACTAAAAAGGCTATGAAATGAAGAGCCAGAATGATATTAAATAAAATCATGATACAATAGTTTTATAGTTTTTTAAATAGTAAAATCCACATGATAAACAGATGATGACAGCAATCAAATGTGCAATTAAATGACCGGTTTTAAAGTTGG is a window from the Chryseobacterium sp. T16E-39 genome containing:
- a CDS encoding CoA-acylating methylmalonate-semialdehyde dehydrogenase gives rise to the protein MSEKVKILINGAFIESKATEHLPVENPATREVLAEVPLTLLSEIDEAIEVATTAFKTWKEYTTPERARLFLAYQHLLKQHQKEIAEILSKENGKTFADAMGDVWRGIEVVEHACNIPTLMMGETVENVARAVDTYSYIQPLGVCAGITPFNFPAMIPLWMFPMAIACGNTFILKPSEQTPMTAVKLAELFLEAGFPKGVLNIVHGSKDQVNHILNHSEIRAISFVGSVPVAEHVYRTGTHNLKRVQAFGGAKNHMVVMPDANKQQVINNLVGASCGAAGQRCMAISVAVLVGEAQNWTEDIKSALSTIKPGIWSDESAAYGPLINQQSKEKVLRLIKSAYEQGAEVLLDGSNCTIEGYENGHFVGPTLFSNVSTDMDIYQEEIFGPALLLLKADTLDEAIKIINDNPYGNGTSIFTNSGAAARKFQHEIEVGQIGINIPIPVPLPFFSFTGWRKSFFGDLHSYGKQGVRFYTETKTITARWFEEDVPGGNVNMTIALK
- a CDS encoding acyl-CoA dehydrogenase family protein, which encodes MEFNLNENQRAFQDAARSFAEKELAPYASDWDAKKQFPREAITKAGELGFCGIYTSEDAGGLGLSRLDAAIIFEELAAACPSTTAYITIHNMVSWMIDEFGKDEIRKDLCTKLASGELLGSYCLTEPGSGSDAASLKTTATKKGDRYIINGTKAFISGAGESDILIVMARTGDSTAKGISAFVIPADTKGISFGEKEKKLGWNTQPTRFVFLDHVEVDENHLLGELGEGFKIALKGLDGGRINIATCSVGAAQGAINQAQRYMHERHQFGRSLTHFQSLQFKIADMVTELVAARQMVHLAAFKLDSKDANALTYCAMAKRLATDMCFNICNEALQILGGYGCTQDFPVERLMRDARVHQIVEGTNEIMKLVISRKILEEGATLQIR
- a CDS encoding enoyl-CoA hydratase/isomerase family protein, with the protein product MSLILTDIKNGVGIITLNSEKTLNALSLPMIEELKIVLSVWKTNDEVACVFLQGAGEKAFCAGGDVRQLHDAIVAQRSIDVHKIPQDCFDFFSKEYKVDYMIHTYPKPVVVWGHGIVMGGGIGLIAGASHRVVTEKSKLAMPEITIGLYPDVGGTWFLNKMPSAYGLYLGLTGARLDGSDCKFLGLADFYLSSSLKEQILDALQQAVWNGENHQIVSEILENFSKGIDIPEAQTELYQAFIHRFEGVDSLAEFAEILTDYPKKDDWILNGLKSFEAGSPTSAHIIFRQLKQGRKLSLEEVFQSELNLSCQCCIHPDFAEGVRALLVDKDLAPKWQPNSLNEITKDWVDGYFEWVVGDWTVN
- the mmsB gene encoding 3-hydroxyisobutyrate dehydrogenase; amino-acid sequence: MKKIAFIGLGNMGGPMAANLVKKGHQVVGFDLSETALNSLASVGGKISNSALEAVKEAEVIISMLPSGKHVDELYSEEFINSLQPNTLIIDSSTIDAVTARSVANIAVSKGHKMIDAPVSGGTAGAQAGTLTFIVGGSQESFEVAKPILECMGQNIFHAGDSGAGQVAKICNNMLLAIHMIGTSEAINLGTRHGLDAAVLSEIMQKSSGRNWSLEVYNPYPGVMENAPASREYSGGFAVDLMTKDLGLAAEAGLETKTSTPLGNTALNLYRMWSETGNGKIDFSSIIQFLNGKSK
- a CDS encoding enoyl-CoA hydratase/isomerase family protein, producing MNFETLLYQQNGPIGTLTVNRPQALNALNKDVLRELKQFADEIKTNKDIRVLIITGSGEKAFVAGADIKAMQGMSPKEAESFSIFAQTAFNSIEELPFAVIAAVNGFALGGGCELALSCDIILASEKAKFGLPEVTLGLLPCFGGTQRLPRAIGLYKAREMVFSGEFYSATECKEFGFVNRVVAPQELINEAQKLASTIASRGPVAVSKAKQSLNTGFELHMREGLQQEAHLFGELFTSEDQNEGISAFIEKRSPDFRGK